The Bacillota bacterium genome contains a region encoding:
- a CDS encoding sigma 54-interacting transcriptional regulator, translated as MKIREITDRQKETIKWDQTLQDAASLFGRIRWVNEIPVVDQQGRLKGVIRREDVLEAVAKGCHPTTPAIDALKRTSNIVSEEDDVNPALIFSGPESCWVYDSNKRLVGKLNVSKVDSLVVEQRLPLMGQQGSIAREIDLADLVAIENQPLFSAILESSYDGIYITDGHGITLYCNSAWEQTTGLPRERMLGRDVREMQFEGMYSKSVTLIVLEQRVPVTIFQEYVTGRQALTTGNPVFSKSGDIVRVVSNVRDISGLLHLRRELEATRALYDRSRSELSEMTRQQMESTHLVARSKSFQRVLEMASKAAHFDTTVFLTGESGVGKDVVARYIHTHSARRENPMIHVNCAAIPPSLVESELFGYVKGSFTGADNRGKPGMFELADGGTIFLDEITDLPLQVQGKLLRAIQDKEVYRVGDRRPTRFDTGIIAASNKDVKVEIKEGRFREDLFFRLNVFPIRIPPLRERLEDIPTLAFHFIRRHNEKHRTQKILAACTIDAFLAYSWPGNVRELENLVEYLFITLPGNEIAVRSVPPDPEPGLALESPVRDGSLKDACSRYEKAVIAAALERHASLRQAAKALNLNPSTLLRKARRHGLF; from the coding sequence GTGAAGATCCGCGAGATAACTGACAGGCAAAAAGAAACCATCAAATGGGACCAGACCCTTCAAGATGCCGCTTCGCTCTTCGGGAGGATACGGTGGGTCAACGAGATTCCCGTTGTTGATCAACAGGGCCGCTTGAAAGGGGTGATAAGGCGAGAAGACGTGCTTGAGGCTGTGGCCAAGGGCTGTCACCCTACGACCCCTGCTATTGATGCCCTAAAGCGCACTTCCAACATTGTTTCGGAAGAGGATGACGTCAACCCTGCCCTGATCTTTTCCGGCCCAGAGAGCTGTTGGGTGTATGATTCCAACAAACGCCTCGTAGGCAAGCTGAACGTCAGTAAGGTTGACTCCCTTGTGGTGGAACAGAGACTTCCCCTCATGGGCCAGCAGGGCAGCATTGCCCGGGAGATTGACCTGGCAGACCTGGTAGCCATCGAGAACCAACCGCTCTTTTCCGCCATCCTCGAATCCTCCTATGACGGGATATACATCACAGACGGGCATGGGATTACACTCTACTGCAACAGCGCATGGGAACAAACGACGGGGCTGCCGAGGGAGAGAATGCTGGGTCGGGACGTTCGGGAAATGCAGTTTGAGGGGATGTACTCCAAGAGCGTAACCCTGATTGTGCTGGAGCAGAGGGTTCCGGTGACTATCTTTCAGGAGTACGTGACCGGCCGGCAGGCCCTTACCACCGGCAACCCCGTCTTCAGTAAGAGCGGTGACATCGTGAGGGTGGTCTCGAACGTCCGAGACATTTCCGGGCTCCTCCACCTTAGGAGGGAACTTGAGGCCACCAGGGCGCTGTATGACCGTTCTCGGTCAGAGCTCTCTGAGATGACCCGGCAGCAGATGGAGTCCACTCACCTTGTGGCCAGGAGCAAGTCCTTTCAGCGCGTCCTGGAGATGGCCTCCAAGGCGGCCCATTTTGACACCACCGTCTTCCTCACAGGAGAGTCAGGGGTGGGCAAAGACGTGGTTGCCAGGTACATTCACACCCACAGCGCCCGCCGGGAGAACCCTATGATCCACGTGAACTGTGCTGCCATTCCACCCTCACTTGTGGAATCGGAGCTCTTCGGTTACGTCAAGGGTTCCTTCACGGGAGCTGATAACAGGGGCAAGCCAGGGATGTTCGAGCTTGCGGATGGGGGCACCATCTTCCTGGATGAGATAACAGACCTGCCTCTGCAGGTGCAAGGGAAGCTCCTCCGCGCAATACAGGACAAAGAGGTCTACCGAGTCGGTGATCGCCGTCCCACCAGGTTTGATACGGGCATTATCGCTGCCTCCAACAAGGATGTAAAGGTAGAGATCAAGGAGGGTCGCTTCAGGGAGGACCTCTTCTTCCGGCTGAACGTCTTCCCCATAAGGATACCCCCCCTCCGCGAGAGGCTCGAAGACATACCCACCCTCGCCTTCCACTTCATCCGGCGCCACAACGAGAAGCATAGAACCCAAAAGATCCTGGCGGCTTGTACCATCGACGCATTCCTGGCCTATTCCTGGCCTGGTAATGTGAGGGAACTAGAGAACCTGGTGGAGTACCTGTTCATCACCTTGCCGGGGAATGAGATTGCCGTCCGTTCCGTGCCTCCAGACCCCGAGCCAGGCTTAGCCCTGGAATCTCCCGTCCGGGATGGGAGCCTCAAGGATGCGTGCTCCCGGTATGAGAAAGCGGTTATAGCGGCCGCTCTGGAAAGGCACGCTTCATTGAGACAGGCGGCCAAGGCCTTAAACCTCAATCCCTCCACCCTTCTTAGGAAGGCGCGGCGGCACGGGCTCTTCTAG
- a CDS encoding sodium:solute symporter family protein, whose amino-acid sequence MNAEYLVFVVIYFAAMLGIGIWVSRRVKGGDDYILAGRKVPFWLVVGGIVATWVNSATLMGYGGMGYSVGIAGYWSGGAFMLMCTWMGWWMIPRLRRTGIVTIPELFERYFGVNHRIVAVLLVIGRDLGVTAGISIAMAMMFQFMFGVSLVTALAITLAVVLVYTLLGGMWAVMYTDLVQSIIILIGTVLVIPLAVSALGGWSAMTSAIPATHSQIMNAGIPQSAGWFLTGVLITAAYQTIIQRGLAAESDETAKKAFLYGGLITIVWYMVPFVIGTLGRTLYPDVAAGDIYLHMITHLKGPIWGAFFFTALLASCMSTVDSCVLTVSSNLANDIYKRLVNPKISEQGLITVQRVCVVVVAVAAVVIGRTLPMVLELFWVGGRIMAAALAPVLIALVFWPKARRCRVTTMAAMLMGSGFTVYQQFFGAKYEAGTAFLWRMDPILMGFPIATAVLIIGVLLETRRLDKRYSHPA is encoded by the coding sequence ATGAACGCCGAGTATCTCGTGTTCGTTGTCATCTATTTCGCTGCTATGCTTGGGATAGGTATCTGGGTATCTCGAAGGGTTAAGGGAGGGGATGACTACATCCTGGCGGGCCGGAAGGTACCCTTTTGGCTAGTAGTGGGCGGCATTGTTGCCACCTGGGTCAACTCGGCGACCCTGATGGGATATGGCGGCATGGGCTACTCCGTGGGCATCGCAGGTTACTGGTCTGGCGGTGCCTTCATGCTCATGTGCACCTGGATGGGTTGGTGGATGATACCTCGGCTAAGGCGAACCGGCATCGTGACCATCCCCGAGCTCTTCGAAAGGTACTTCGGGGTTAACCACCGGATCGTGGCCGTTCTGCTCGTGATCGGAAGGGACCTGGGAGTCACTGCTGGCATTTCCATCGCTATGGCCATGATGTTCCAGTTCATGTTCGGTGTCAGCCTGGTGACGGCTCTCGCAATAACCCTCGCCGTGGTGCTGGTCTACACGCTCCTGGGCGGCATGTGGGCGGTCATGTACACTGATCTTGTCCAGTCCATCATCATCCTGATCGGCACGGTACTCGTCATCCCGCTGGCCGTCTCCGCACTGGGTGGGTGGAGCGCCATGACATCGGCGATACCGGCGACCCACTCCCAGATCATGAATGCCGGAATCCCACAATCCGCAGGGTGGTTTCTGACGGGGGTCCTCATAACCGCGGCGTACCAGACCATAATTCAACGGGGACTCGCCGCGGAGAGCGACGAAACCGCCAAGAAGGCCTTCTTGTACGGGGGCCTTATAACGATAGTCTGGTACATGGTACCCTTTGTCATCGGAACCCTGGGTCGTACTCTTTACCCGGATGTGGCGGCAGGGGACATCTACCTGCACATGATTACACACCTGAAGGGACCCATCTGGGGCGCCTTCTTCTTCACAGCGCTCCTAGCCTCTTGCATGTCGACAGTGGACTCTTGTGTGCTTACGGTCAGTTCCAACCTGGCCAATGACATCTACAAGAGACTGGTTAACCCCAAGATCAGCGAGCAAGGCCTCATCACCGTCCAGAGGGTATGTGTGGTAGTAGTGGCGGTGGCAGCCGTCGTGATAGGCCGGACCCTGCCCATGGTCCTCGAGCTCTTCTGGGTGGGCGGCAGGATAATGGCGGCGGCGCTTGCCCCCGTGCTGATCGCCCTGGTATTCTGGCCCAAGGCGCGCCGGTGCCGGGTTACCACCATGGCCGCCATGCTGATGGGCTCCGGGTTCACTGTGTACCAGCAATTCTTTGGGGCCAAGTACGAAGCGGGCACGGCTTTCCTCTGGAGAATGGATCCCATACTAATGGGTTTCCCCATCGCCACAGCGGTTCTCATCATAGGAGTGCTGCTGGAAACCCGAAGGTTGGATAAACGCTACTCTCATCCAGCGTGA
- a CDS encoding hydantoinase/oxoprolinase family protein has protein sequence MKVPYRLGVDTGGTFTDIAVVAEGSGDLHVAKIPSTPANPSRAVLEGLKEVLGSLGLDPKEISFFIHGTTVATNALLEHRGAKTALITTQGFRDVLHIGRQNRPKLYDFWARRAEPLVPRSLRFEVGERTLHDGSILTSLDQEEVRMKARELKEQGVESVAVCLLNAFANPGHETLIGRVLNDEMPGTFITLSSEVLPEFREYERMSTVVINAYVMPRVATYVQDLRTNLAGLGLASDLYIMQSNGGVITAPEAKKVSARTVLSGPAGGVLAGLFVSRLCQRPNVITVDMGGTSLDVSLIHQGKLLVTTEGEIGGYPMKLPMIEINTIGAGGGSVAWIDQGGALRVGPHSAGAEPGPVCYGQGGQAVTVTDANVVLGRLNPEYLLGGRMPLERALAFRAVESQIAAPAGMTPLQAAEGIIRVVNANMVRGIRVVSVEKGYDVRQFSLVVFGGAGPVHGAQLAQELGIPEVIVPPHPGVTSAMGMLVADVRHDFVRTVVGKVESLSASDLRSEYQGLEGQARAQLEREGFRGSDMQLLMSADTRYAGQAYELNVPISRSILEEGSLQEMASLHHGSHQRQYGYSLPREPVELVNLRLTAFGRLPEFQVTGHRRRLKEEKVGSGERKVIFDGEEIMVPVFPRDHIDAGYFLRGPAIIEQMDSTIVVFPGQWAASDQHGNLVIRQGEEAAQ, from the coding sequence ATGAAAGTGCCCTATAGACTTGGAGTGGACACTGGAGGCACCTTCACGGACATCGCCGTGGTGGCTGAGGGGAGTGGTGATCTTCATGTAGCCAAGATACCATCGACTCCCGCCAACCCATCCAGGGCAGTGCTGGAGGGCTTGAAAGAGGTCCTTGGGAGTCTTGGCCTTGATCCCAAGGAGATCTCGTTTTTCATCCACGGCACCACTGTCGCGACCAACGCCCTTCTGGAACACAGGGGTGCGAAGACTGCGCTTATCACTACCCAGGGTTTCCGGGACGTGCTCCACATAGGGCGCCAGAACCGGCCAAAGCTCTACGATTTCTGGGCCCGGCGAGCCGAGCCGCTGGTACCGCGAAGCCTCAGGTTCGAGGTGGGGGAGAGAACCCTCCACGATGGCTCCATCCTTACGTCCCTCGACCAGGAAGAGGTCCGAATGAAGGCCCGTGAGCTCAAGGAACAAGGGGTTGAGTCCGTGGCGGTCTGCCTGTTGAATGCCTTCGCCAACCCTGGCCACGAGACACTTATCGGTCGGGTTCTTAACGACGAAATGCCGGGCACCTTCATCACGCTTTCCTCTGAGGTGCTGCCGGAGTTCAGGGAGTACGAGAGAATGTCCACGGTGGTCATCAATGCCTACGTGATGCCGCGAGTGGCCACCTACGTTCAAGACCTCAGGACCAATTTGGCGGGGCTCGGGCTGGCTTCGGACCTCTACATAATGCAATCGAATGGGGGTGTTATCACAGCACCCGAGGCGAAAAAGGTGAGTGCCCGCACAGTGCTTTCAGGTCCGGCCGGTGGCGTGCTGGCGGGTCTTTTCGTCAGCCGCCTATGCCAGAGACCGAATGTGATAACCGTTGACATGGGTGGAACCAGCCTTGACGTATCCCTAATCCACCAGGGAAAGCTACTGGTTACCACGGAAGGGGAAATCGGCGGGTATCCTATGAAGCTCCCGATGATAGAGATCAACACCATCGGTGCGGGAGGGGGAAGTGTTGCCTGGATAGACCAAGGGGGAGCCCTGAGGGTCGGCCCGCACAGCGCTGGCGCCGAGCCCGGGCCCGTCTGCTACGGCCAGGGTGGCCAGGCGGTTACCGTAACTGACGCCAACGTAGTGCTAGGAAGACTGAATCCCGAATACCTGCTGGGCGGCCGCATGCCCCTGGAGAGGGCTCTAGCCTTCCGGGCCGTGGAAAGCCAGATCGCCGCACCTGCGGGAATGACCCCATTGCAGGCGGCCGAGGGAATCATTAGGGTGGTCAACGCCAACATGGTAAGGGGCATAAGGGTCGTCTCCGTTGAGAAGGGATATGATGTCAGGCAGTTCTCACTGGTAGTCTTCGGTGGGGCGGGCCCGGTGCACGGGGCCCAGCTGGCTCAGGAGCTGGGCATACCCGAGGTAATCGTGCCTCCCCACCCGGGTGTCACCTCCGCCATGGGCATGCTAGTGGCTGATGTCCGCCATGACTTCGTACGCACGGTGGTAGGGAAGGTGGAATCGCTTTCTGCCTCGGACCTTCGGTCAGAGTACCAGGGGTTGGAAGGCCAGGCGCGTGCCCAACTGGAGAGAGAGGGCTTCAGGGGGAGTGATATGCAGCTGCTGATGAGCGCCGACACCAGGTATGCGGGGCAGGCCTATGAGCTGAACGTGCCCATCAGCCGATCGATCTTGGAAGAGGGCTCCCTTCAGGAGATGGCCTCTCTGCATCACGGGTCTCACCAGCGGCAGTACGGGTACAGCCTCCCCAGGGAACCGGTGGAACTGGTCAACCTGCGTCTAACCGCCTTCGGGAGGCTTCCGGAGTTCCAAGTGACAGGCCACCGCCGTAGGCTGAAGGAGGAAAAGGTGGGTTCTGGGGAGAGAAAGGTCATCTTTGACGGGGAGGAGATCATGGTTCCGGTGTTCCCGAGGGATCATATCGATGCGGGGTACTTCCTGAGAGGGCCTGCTATCATAGAACAGATGGATTCTACAATCGTGGTGTTCCCGGGCCAATGGGCTGCCTCTGACCAACACGGCAATCTAGTGATTAGACAAGGCGAGGAGGCTGCTCAATGA
- a CDS encoding hydantoinase B/oxoprolinase family protein encodes MSIDPVTLEVMRNAFQSVAEEMGAALIRTALSTNIKDRRDCSTAIYTPEGSLVAQAEHIPLHLGLMPTVVKEVLRRHPPERLGPGDAVIINDPYISGSHLPDICMITPVYKEGTLVALLANLAHHVDIGGISPGGMPASSSEIFQEGLRIPPIKLREGGEVKEEILNLISSNVRTSQETRGDFQAQMAANNVGERRVLEIVDRYGASQVLRYMEEIINYSERRMLAMLEQLPRGTYRFEDYLEGDGFSDDLIPIKVAVTIEGGNVHVDFTGTSPQVKGSVNCTRAVTLASVYYAIKCVADPDLPSSEGSYKPVKVTTPEGTLVNPRFPAAVSNANINTAQRIADVVLGALALAVPERVTAASTGSMSLFTIGGLVPGTNTYFSYVETYGGGQGALWDQDGMDGVHTNMTNTRNAPTEVIEMTYPLRVERYGLVPDSEGPGAFRGGLGLTREIVVLGEETGITLSTERRKTRPWGLQGGKPGEGSECWLVQGRERILPTKITTTVSSGSKLILKTAGGGGYGDPLRRDPKSVLWDVREGLISSERARERYGVAVNTETWTVMEEETARLRTKSSHPMNDGARPGPMI; translated from the coding sequence ATGAGCATTGACCCAGTTACACTCGAGGTCATGAGGAACGCCTTCCAGTCTGTAGCGGAAGAGATGGGGGCAGCCCTGATAAGGACGGCACTCTCTACCAACATTAAAGACAGGAGGGACTGTTCCACTGCTATTTATACGCCGGAAGGCTCCCTCGTCGCTCAGGCGGAGCACATTCCCCTTCACCTCGGGCTCATGCCCACTGTCGTCAAAGAAGTGCTCCGGCGGCATCCCCCCGAGAGGCTGGGTCCGGGCGACGCCGTGATAATAAACGACCCGTACATAAGTGGGTCTCACCTTCCCGACATATGCATGATAACCCCGGTCTACAAAGAAGGAACACTTGTCGCCCTCCTGGCCAACCTGGCTCACCATGTGGACATAGGCGGCATTTCGCCAGGAGGAATGCCCGCCAGTTCCAGCGAGATCTTTCAGGAGGGTTTGAGGATTCCCCCTATCAAGCTGCGGGAGGGGGGAGAGGTGAAAGAAGAGATCCTGAACCTCATATCCAGCAACGTCAGGACCAGCCAGGAGACCAGAGGCGATTTCCAGGCTCAGATGGCGGCGAACAATGTGGGTGAGAGGCGAGTTCTCGAGATAGTGGACCGGTACGGAGCCAGCCAGGTGCTCCGTTACATGGAGGAGATCATCAACTATTCGGAGCGGAGAATGCTGGCCATGCTGGAGCAGCTTCCTCGAGGGACCTACAGGTTTGAGGACTACCTCGAGGGGGATGGGTTTTCGGATGACCTCATCCCAATTAAGGTGGCTGTGACGATAGAGGGAGGGAACGTCCACGTAGATTTCACGGGTACCAGCCCGCAGGTGAAGGGCTCCGTGAATTGTACTCGCGCTGTCACCCTTGCCAGTGTTTATTACGCCATCAAGTGCGTGGCCGACCCTGACCTCCCTTCTAGCGAAGGAAGCTACAAGCCTGTGAAGGTGACCACCCCTGAAGGCACCCTGGTGAACCCTCGCTTCCCGGCAGCAGTATCCAACGCCAACATCAATACCGCGCAGCGCATAGCTGATGTGGTGCTGGGAGCTCTTGCCCTGGCGGTGCCGGAAAGGGTGACAGCTGCCTCTACAGGGAGCATGAGCCTCTTTACTATCGGGGGGCTGGTGCCGGGGACCAATACCTACTTCTCCTATGTGGAGACCTATGGAGGCGGGCAGGGGGCCCTGTGGGATCAGGATGGTATGGATGGCGTTCATACCAACATGACCAACACCAGGAACGCCCCCACGGAAGTGATCGAAATGACCTACCCGTTGCGAGTGGAACGTTACGGCTTGGTGCCTGATTCAGAAGGCCCGGGTGCCTTCAGGGGAGGCCTCGGGCTCACCAGGGAGATCGTGGTCCTGGGAGAAGAGACGGGAATAACCCTAAGCACGGAACGGAGAAAGACTAGACCGTGGGGACTACAAGGAGGGAAGCCGGGAGAAGGTTCCGAGTGCTGGCTGGTGCAGGGAAGAGAGAGGATACTACCCACTAAGATCACTACTACCGTTTCCTCAGGAAGCAAGCTAATCTTGAAAACTGCAGGTGGGGGAGGTTACGGTGACCCCCTCAGGAGGGATCCGAAGTCAGTCCTGTGGGACGTGAGAGAGGGGTTAATATCCTCCGAAAGGGCTCGGGAGCGTTATGGTGTGGCTGTGAATACGGAAACCTGGACAGTCATGGAAGAAGAAACCGCAAGGTTGAGAACCAAAAGCAGCCATCCTATGAATGACGGTGCGCGTCCAGGACCGATGATCTGA
- a CDS encoding nucleotidyltransferase family protein gives MNPSLTVSRESIAEFCLEHGIRRLAIFGSALRGDFRPDSDIDVLVEFVPDRIPGLLGIARLERELSLLFNGRKVDLHTPEDLSRYFRQSVIEEAEVQYAQE, from the coding sequence ATGAATCCAAGTCTAACAGTTTCCCGCGAGAGTATTGCTGAGTTCTGCTTGGAACACGGCATCCGGCGGTTAGCAATCTTTGGCTCTGCGCTGCGTGGTGATTTTCGCCCGGATAGCGATATAGACGTTCTGGTAGAATTCGTGCCTGATCGTATACCCGGCCTCCTGGGGATAGCCCGTTTGGAAAGAGAACTGTCGCTTCTCTTTAACGGGCGCAAGGTAGACTTGCACACGCCGGAGGATCTGAGCCGGTATTTTCGGCAAAGTGTGATCGAGGAAGCTGAGGTGCAGTATGCGCAAGAGTGA
- a CDS encoding HepT-like ribonuclease domain-containing protein — MEITSEAAYRLSPETRENLPEIPWEDIIGMRHRLVHAYFDINLDILWQTIREDLPALVSLLSSAMSVEES; from the coding sequence GTGGAAATAACCAGCGAAGCCGCTTACCGGTTATCGCCGGAAACGCGAGAGAACCTGCCTGAAATACCATGGGAAGACATCATCGGTATGCGCCACCGGCTGGTACACGCTTACTTTGACATTAACCTTGACATCCTGTGGCAGACCATCCGGGAGGACCTGCCTGCTTTGGTTTCACTCTTGAGTTCTGCGATGTCAGTGGAGGAATCTTGA
- a CDS encoding coenzyme F420-0:L-glutamate ligase yields the protein MDLRIPGEAGVVVISLKTPLILPSDDIRGIAVSAVEGIVEDGDIICVTESVLARSQNRYITCDELAQALISQLKLCGGDRLAVISPIVSRNRFALILRAIAKATRGGYVVVQLSIPADEVGNQVLDEDFTTKRLRFKGIFNSLQQIRGNTPHMNVLIRELLAALKLQEIGYDISAIRKITGQGVGDLTLQAPDGRSMIAEVSFENLSKTSRRALSIKNDVQSDGTLAITVDLERQKVTIVDAEAYLASGMEKSLIAELSYSTQVGIYQDPDCIYSEEVQNRSFVHPITKMDYPGMYLDLIRQENANGEILFTNNPLKVFDAGVVDGVIIGAVHKRNQLKDLFGSFGTKTPVLTIQDLGPGPWGVIGSNASDLEKGILKLLPDNADVAADSIKESVKQDTGREVEVLIFGDGAYKDPDTGIYELADPHPCIGCSSGLRSAALRTGTKLKLQVETWFRQGYSREQMAHLLQNKESNISRETLGTTPRSVTSILGTLADLAAGSADAGTPIVLVRNFVY from the coding sequence ATGGATCTAAGAATACCCGGAGAGGCCGGCGTCGTTGTCATAAGCTTGAAGACACCATTGATCCTGCCCAGCGACGATATCCGTGGGATTGCCGTGTCTGCAGTTGAGGGTATCGTGGAAGACGGCGACATAATCTGTGTTACGGAATCGGTCCTGGCACGTTCCCAGAACAGATACATCACATGTGATGAGCTGGCTCAGGCCTTAATATCCCAGTTGAAACTGTGCGGGGGCGACAGGCTGGCTGTAATCAGTCCAATTGTCAGCAGGAACCGTTTTGCCTTAATCCTCCGGGCGATAGCCAAGGCCACGCGTGGAGGATATGTAGTGGTCCAGCTTTCGATACCCGCCGACGAAGTGGGAAACCAGGTCTTGGATGAAGACTTCACTACCAAGCGCTTGCGATTCAAGGGGATCTTCAACAGCCTGCAACAGATACGAGGCAACACTCCTCACATGAATGTCCTCATCCGGGAATTGCTGGCGGCCCTTAAACTGCAGGAAATCGGGTACGATATTAGCGCCATCCGGAAGATAACCGGGCAGGGAGTAGGTGACTTAACACTCCAGGCTCCCGATGGTCGCAGTATGATCGCTGAAGTGAGTTTTGAGAACCTCAGCAAGACATCGCGCAGGGCTCTGAGCATCAAGAATGATGTCCAAAGCGATGGGACCCTGGCCATAACGGTAGATTTGGAGAGGCAGAAAGTGACCATCGTGGATGCTGAGGCCTATCTAGCATCTGGGATGGAAAAGTCTCTCATAGCTGAACTGTCCTATTCAACCCAGGTGGGGATCTATCAAGACCCGGACTGCATTTACTCGGAGGAGGTGCAAAACCGCAGCTTTGTCCATCCCATTACGAAGATGGATTACCCTGGCATGTACCTTGACCTGATTCGGCAGGAAAACGCGAATGGCGAGATCCTTTTCACGAATAATCCTCTCAAGGTCTTCGACGCGGGCGTTGTCGATGGAGTCATTATCGGTGCTGTTCACAAGCGTAACCAGCTTAAAGACCTGTTTGGCTCCTTTGGCACCAAGACTCCCGTACTGACAATTCAGGATCTCGGACCTGGACCGTGGGGGGTCATAGGTTCTAATGCGTCCGACCTGGAGAAAGGAATACTGAAGCTGTTGCCGGATAACGCCGATGTCGCAGCAGACAGCATAAAAGAAAGCGTGAAGCAGGATACCGGGAGGGAGGTTGAGGTACTGATCTTTGGAGACGGCGCGTATAAGGACCCTGATACCGGGATATATGAGCTGGCTGATCCGCATCCTTGCATAGGATGTAGTTCCGGCCTCAGAAGCGCTGCCCTGAGGACCGGGACGAAACTGAAACTCCAGGTAGAAACGTGGTTTCGCCAGGGCTACTCCCGGGAACAGATGGCACATCTTCTCCAGAACAAGGAGAGCAACATCTCTCGAGAGACCCTGGGCACCACTCCCCGGAGCGTCACCAGCATACTTGGCACGCTGGCCGACCTGGCTGCTGGGTCTGCTGATGCGGGGACTCCAATAGTGCTTGTGAGGAATTTCGTATACTAG